GAGAATGAAGGGGAACAAGTCCCTTGGCAAAAGAATCTGGCAGAATTGGGAGCTCTATCTGTTCATGCTTCCCGCGTTACTGTATTTCTTCATCTTTCATTATGGTCCGATGTACGGCATTCAGATTGCCTTCAAGAACTTCGTACCCTCCAAAGGAATTACGGGCAGCGACTGGGTAGGCTTCGACCATTTCGAACGGTTCTTCAATTCTTATTTCTTCTGGGATCTGCTGTGGAACACGTTCAGCATCAGCTTCTATGAGCTTGCCATCGGGTTCCCGCTGCCGATCATTCTGGCCCTGGCCTTCAATGAGGTCCGCAACGGCCCGTTCAAGAAGTCGGTCCAGACGGTTACCTATGCGCCGCATTTCATCTCAGTGGTCGTCATGGCGGGGATGATTATTACCTTCCTGTCGCCCTCCAGCGGAATGATCGTCCGGGCGATTGAATTCCTGGGCTTCGAGCCCGCACAGTTCCTGACCGATCCGGCCTGGTTCAAGACGGTGTACGTCTTCTCAGGCGTCTGGCAGAGCACCGGGTGGGGGACGATTATCTATCTCGCGGCCCTGTCCGGCGTCGATCCCCAGCTGCATGAAGCGGCCATTGTGGATGGAGCCAGCCGGATCAAGCGGGTGCTGCATATCAATCTGCCGACGATTATACCCACGATTACGATCATGCTGATTCTGAACATGGGTAACATTCTGGGCCTGGGCTTCGAGAAAATCCTGCTGCTGCAGAATTCGCTCAACATGGAAGCCTCTGATGTCATATCCACCTATGTCTACCGAGCCGGTCTGGTGAACGCCCAATACAGCTTCTCGACCGCTGTCGGATTGTTCAACTCGGTGGTCAATGTAATACTGCTCGTTACCGTCAACCGGATTGCCAAACGCACCAGTGAGAACAGCCTCTGGTAGAAAGGAGTTGAAGTCTTTGGTTACTGCGATGAAAGAATCCAGGGGAGATAAGCTGTTTCTGATCAGCACCTACATCTATCTGTGCCTTGCGCTGGTAGTGGTCCTCTATCCGCTGATCTACATCCTCAGCGCGTCCATCAGTTCGCCGCAGGATGTCAATTCGGGCGCCATGTGGCTGTTCCCGAAGAATGTGACGCTGGACGGCTACAAGCTGGTGTTCGAGAACCCGAAGATCTGGAACGGGTATCTGAATACTATCATTTACACTGCGGTGGGCACTCTGTTGAATCTGGCGGTTACACTGCCTGCTGCCTATGCGCTTAGCCGGTCTGATTTTGTCGGACGCCAGTTGTTCATGGGCCTCATTCTGTTCACAATGTTCTTCAGCGGCGGGCTGGTGCCGACGTATCTGCTGGTTAAGAACCTGGGCCTCATTAACAGCATGGGGGCGCTGATCCTGCCGGTGGCTGCGTCGGTGTGGAACATCGTGGTCGCCCGCACCTTTTTCCAGTCCACCATTCCAAAAGAACTACAGGAAGCGGCCCACATCGACGGCTGTACGAATCTGAAGCTGTTCATCCGCATTATCCTGCCGCTGTCCGCGCCGATTGTCGCCGTAATGGCCCTGTTCTACGGGGTTGGACACTGGAACAGTTACTTCCCGTCCCTGATCTATTTGAATGATGAAGCGAAGTATCCGCTGCAGATGGTGCTGCGCCAGATCCTGGTCCTACAGGAGATGTCGGCCGAGACCACAGGCGCTGCGATCAACGGCGAGGTAGCTATGGCCATGAATAATAAGGCAGAGACAGCATCGCTGGTCAAATACGGAGTTATCGTTGTATCGACGCTGCCGATTGTGGCGGTCTACCCGTTCCTGCAGCGTTATTTTGTCCAAGGGGTCATGATTGGCTCTGTGAAAGGCTAAAGGTTAAAATGTAATGAACCTAAGGGAGGAATTATGAATGCAGATCACACGTAAACCATGGAAGATTCTGCTGTCATCGGCTGTGATTGTTGGACTGCTGGCAGGTTGCGGGAGTTCAGGGTCAGATGAAGGTAAAACGGACAAGGGTACCGCAGAGGCTACAGTGAACAAAGAGGGCTTCCCGATTGTGAATGAGCCGATCACTCTGTCCATGATGGCCCCGGATGTAGGCATTCAGAACTGGGAGAACATGCCGGTGCTCCAGCAGATGAAGGAGAAGACCGGGATTACGATGGAATATAAAAATGCGCCGAAGGACAGCTTCGATACCAAAAAGAATCTGGTATTCGCCAGCGGCGATTACCCGGATATTTTCTATGCGGCCGGTCTGACGACTGCCGAGCAGATGAATTACGGTGAACAGGGGATTCTGATCCCGCTGGAGGACCTGATCGAAGAGTATGCCCCGAACTTCAAGGCACTGCTGGAGGAGAACCCGGATGTGCGCAAATCGATTACCGCCCCGGACGGTCATATCTACTCCCTGCCGGTGGTGGAAATGAGCCAGCACTGGTACCGCAACCCGATGTGGTATAACGGCGACTTCCTGAAGGCGCTGAACATCGATAAGCTGCCGGAAACGACCGAGGAGCTGTACACCTACCTGAAGCGCGTCAAGGAGGAAGATCCGAACGGCAATGGGGTGGCCGATGAGATTCCAATCTCCTCGGTGACGACAACCGCTGCGAACCTCCGCGATATCCGCACCTGGCTGCTGGGCGCTTTTGGCATCTATGAAGAAGAAATCTATGTAGACGATGCGGACAAGGTCCACTATACCCCGCTTGAAGAAGGCTATAAGGAGTACCTGACGTATATGAACCGCCTGTGGTCCGAGGAGCTGCTGGATCATGAGAGCTTCTCGCAGACGGCGGAGCAGAAGAAGGCCAAGGCGCAGAACAACCGCGTGGCGCTCTTTTCCGACTGGCATGCTTATATGACGAAGGGCGGAGAGCCGTCCACGGCAGATCCGATGTTCGCCCCTGTGCGCAGCGAATCGGTAAGCGCTCCGGCGATTGCCAAGAACAGAGGGATTACGACTGGCGCTTTTGCCATTACGAACAGTAATCCTGCACCGGAAGCCTCGCTCCGCTGGGTAGATTACCTCTATTCCTATGAAGGCGCCCTGTTCTTCAACAAAGGGCCGGAGGGAACGCTCTGGGAGTACACCGACAAAGACAACCGCGTGAAGCAATACCTGCCTGTACCGGATGGTAAGGAAATGGAAGATTTCCGGGCCACCTTGACGCCGAACTACGGCATTCCTGCCCCAACCCTGTCCATGGATGATATCAATAAGGGGCTGAAGACAGACTTTGATCTCTGGGTAGAGCAGGAGACCAAGCAGAAGCTGCTGGATAAAGGCGCACGGATTCCGTTCCCGGCCCTGTTCCTCACGGTGGAAGAGCAGACAGAAATCAGCAGTCTGAATTCAGATCTGAGCACCTATGTGAAGCAGATGGAAGCGAAGTTCATCACCGGCGCCGAGCCGCTGACCGGCTGGGACAACTATGTGGCAACTGTCAAGAAGATGGGCGGAGAGCGTGTAGCCGAGATTAACCAGGCTGCGTATGACCGCTGGAAGACTAACTGATTCAGGCTCAGCAGAAAGGTGCTGTAAAAATGATCTATAAGGATAAAACGCGGACTGTGGCGGATCGGGTACAGGACCTGCTGCAGCGCATGACACTTGGAGAGAAGGCTGGACAATTAGTCCAGCCTTTCGGCTGGCAGTGCTATGAGAAGCACGCGGACGGAACTACGGGTATGACGGAGGCTTTCAAAAGGCAGGTTGCCGCCGGTGGTGTCGGCTCCCTGTATGGAACGCTGCGTGCCGACCCGTGGACCGGAGTTACGCTGGAGACCGGCCTGTCCCCGAAGGAAGGGGCGGAGGCGGTCAATGCGATTCAGGCCTATGCGATGAAGGAGAGCCGGCTCGGGATTCCGATTCTGTTCGGGGAGGAATGCTCCCACGGGCATATGGCGATCGGGGCTACTGTATTTCCGGTGCCGCTTGCACTGGGCAGCATGTGGAACCCGGAGCTGTACCGGGAGATGTGCCGGGTGGTAGCGCTTGAGACCCGCAGCCAGGGCGGGGCGGCGACCTACTCGCCGGTGCTGGATGTGGTGCGTGATCCGCGCTGGGGCCGGACGGAGGAGACCTTCGGCGAAGACCCGTTCCTGATTGCGGCTATGGGCGTGGAGGCCGTGAAGGGCTTGCAGGGAGAAAGGCTGGAGGCGGAGGATTCCGTGCTGGCGACCTTGAAGCATTTCGCCGCCTATGGCAGTTCTGAAGGCGGGCGGAACTCTGCGCCCGTGCACATGGGACTGCGCGAGCTGCATGAGGTCGATCTGCTGCCGTTCCGTAAGGCGGTGGAGGCCGGAGCACTGTCTATCATGACAGCGTACAACGAGATTGACGGCGTTCCTTGTACGACGAACCGTTATCTTTTGCAGGATGTGCTGCGGGAGCAGTGGGGCTTCGAAGGGTTCGTGATCACGGACTGCGGAGCGCTGGGGATGCTGACGAATGGTCATAACACCGCAGACAGCGGAGAAACGGCTGTAGCCCAGGCACTGTTGGCGGGCATCGACATGGAGATGTCGGGTGAAATGTTTGAGCAGCATATCGCGGCTGCTATCGAGCATGGACGGCTTCAGGAATCCGATCTCGACCGCGCAGCGGCGCGGATTCTGGAGCTGAAATTCAAGCTGGGGCTGTTCGACCGTCCTTATGCTGATCCTGAGCAGGCGGAGAGCACCATCGGCAAGCCGGAGCACCGCGAGCTAGCCCGGCGGATCGCCGGTGAGAGCATCATCATGCTGAAAAATGAGAACGCAGTGCTGCCGCTGAGTAAGGGGATTCGCAAGCTTGCCGTAATCGGACCCAATGCGGATGCCCCGTACAACCAGCTTGGCGACTACACCTCGCCGCAGCCCGCAGGCGCGATTGTTACCGTGCTGGAGGGCATCCGGCAAGCGCTGGGCGGCGGTGCGGACCGGGTATCATATGCACCCGGCTGCCGGATCAAGGGCGATTCCCGGGAAGGCTTCGCCCCTGCGCTGGCTTGTGCGGCTGAAGCCGATGCGATAGTGCTGGCGATCGGCGGCTCCAGCGCCAGGGATTTCGGTGAGGGGACGATTGATCTGCTCACCGGCGCTTCTGTCGTGACCGAACATTCCTGGAGCGACATGGAATGCGGGGAGGGCATCGACCGGTCCACGCTGAATCTGATGGGCGTGCAGCTTGAATTGGCGCAGGAGCTTCATAAGCTGGGCAAGCCGCTGATTGTGGTCTATATCAACGGCCGCCCGATTGCCGAGCCTTGGATTGTAGAGCACGCCGACGCCATTCTGGAGGCCTGGTACCCGGGGCAGGAGGGCGGACATGCGATTGCCGATATCCTGTTCGGTGAGGTGAACCCTTCCGGGCGGCTGACGATCAGCATTCCGAAGCATGTCGGCCAGCTTCCCGTGTATTACTACAAGCGGCGGACAAGAGGCAAACGATATCTGGAGACGGATTTCCATGCTGAATACCCCTTCGGTTATGGTCTTAGCTTCACTGAATTCAACTATAGCAATCTGAAGGTCGAGCCTGCTGTCATCTCTGCGGAGGAAGAAGCGCTGGTCTACGTGGATGTAACTAACAGGGGGGACCGGGCGGGCAGCGAGGTGGTCCAGCTGTATATTTCTGACCTCGCCTCTTCCATTACCCGTCCCGAGAAGCAGCTTAAGGGCTTCCGCAAAATCAGCCTTCAGCCGGGAGATACGCAGACGGTGACATTCCGTGTAGGCCGGGAGGAGCTGGAGTATGTATCGGCGGATCTGACGCGGATCGTCGAGCCGGGAGATTTCACAGTGATGGCTGGTCCGAACTCCGCCGAGTATCTGAGCGCGCCTCTCCAGGTCAGAGAGGAGGGCTAAGCCATGAAGCGAATGGACCGGTTCACCGGATGGCTGGCCAAGCGGCAGTGGGCTGAGAAGAGAGAGCTTGCGGAATGGACTATGCGTAAATCCCGCTACTTTACTCCCGGCTGCTATGAGCATGAGGAGGAAGTGCATCAGGAATACAATATTTCTCTGCTGGACGGCGGGTATGGCACTACGTATTTCCTTCACCGGGAGATTACGGTTCCGGGAGACTGGGCACCTGAAGAGGCGGCGCTGCTCTATCTGGGACGCGGGGAAGGCCTGCTGAGGCTGGACGGAGCGCCGTATCATGGCCTGGACAGCAATCACTGGTTCATTCCGCTGCCGTCCGGCGCTGCGGGTGAACGCCTGAAGCTGGACATCGAGCTGTATGATCCGGTGCCGGAGCCGGAGGACCCGCTGAACCGGCAGGCGGTGATTAAGCCGCCGCTGACGGGCATTGAAATCAAGCTGGTGCGCGTCAATCGTCCGGTATACAGCCTGCTGCATACGGTGAGAATCGTGCACGAAGCGGCCCTCCTGCTGCCGGAGGGCGACATGCGCCGCATCCGCAGCCTTAAGGCGCTGGAGCGGGTGATGGACACGCTCTATATGAAGGAGGAGCTGCTGCTTGACGGCGGTGCTGTAACTGCGGCTGAACAGCAACTGCGGGCGGCTGCTTCTGCGGAACGGCCTGCGGGGCTGAACCCGGGGACGATGCATATGGTCGGGCAGTCGCATATTGATGTGGCCTGGCTGTGGCCGGTCCGGGAGACGGTACGCAAGGTCAGCCGGACCTTCTCCACCGTCTGCACCCTGATGGATAAGTACCCGGACTTCCGGTACTCGCAGAGCCAACCCCAGCTCTATGCCTTCGCCAAGGAGCATTATCCCGAGCTATACGGGCGGATCAAGGAGCGGATTGCCGAGGGCCGGTGGGAGCTGGTCGGCGGCATGTGGGTGGAGCCGGATCTGAACATTCCCGGCGGGGAGTCGCTGGTCCGGCAGATGCTGTACGGGCAGGATTTCTATATGAAGGAATTCGGCAAGCATTCCACGATTGAATGGCTGCCGGATACCTTCGGCTATTGCGCCTCCCTGCCGCAGCTGCTGAAGCAGGCAGGCATCGATTATTTCATGACCACTAAGCTGGGCTGGAATGATACCAATCCCTTCCCGCATACCTTATTCCATTGGGTCGGCATTGACGGGACGAAGATTGTGGCCTATCAGAACCATGGGGTGAACGAGCATACGCATCCGAAGGATGTGCAGGAGCACTGGGCGGCCTACGCCCAGAAGGAAGAGCACGATGAGCTGATGCTGCTCTACGGCCACGGCGACGGAGGAGGCGGAGTCACCCACGAGATGCTGGAATATGTGAGCCGCACCGATCTTGCGCCGGGCCAGCCGGTCAGCAGATTCTCGACGGCGGAAGCGTTCTTCTCGGAGATCGGCTCGCGCCAGCCGGAGCTTCCGGCGTGGCATGGCGATCTCTATCTGGAGCTGCACCGGGGCACCTTCACGACCCATGCCTTCAATAAACGCAGCAACCGCAAGGCGGAGGTCTTATACCGGCAGGCGGAGATCTGGAGCGTGCTTGCTGAGAAGGACGATGCTGTGGAGTTCGAGCAGCTGAACCAGCCGGATCAGCCCGATTTGCAGCGTATGATGCCTGCCCAGGGACTGGCCGAGGGCTGGAAGCTGCTGCTGCTCAACCAGTTCCATGACATCATTCCGGGGACTTCAATCCCGGAGGTGTATACAACCTCGCGGGAGGAATACGCGGAGATTTTCCGTCTGGGCGGGCAGGTGCTGGACACCGCTCTGCACACTCTGGCAGGCCAAGTGAATACATCGGGCGAAGGCTGCCCTTATGTGGTCTTCAACAGCCTGAGCTGGGAGCGGACGGAGGTCATCCGGCTGCAAGGCGGTCCTGAACTGGCTGCGGTGCAGGTATTCGATGAAGATGGCCTGCTGCCAAGCGAATACTGGAACACGGAGGCTGGCGGGGATAGCTACACGCTGGCTGTGCAGGTCCGCAAGGTTCCGGCCTTCGGCTGCCGCACGATCTGGCTGCGGGAGGCTGCGGAGCCAGCCGGAGTAAGGCATGTGTCACGTGCAGATTCTGCTACTGGAGACGGCTTCCCGGAGCAATGGGAGACAGACCATTATATCCTGAAGTTCAATGAAGACGGCGAGATCAGCAACTGGTATGACAAAAGCGCAGACCGCGAGCTGCTCCAGCCCGGCCAGACCGGCAACCAGCTGCAGTTCTATCATGATACCCCGCCGCTGTGGGATGCCTGGGATATAGACCCGCGTTATGAGCAGCAGCCGGCGGGCAAGGCAAAGCTGCTTGAGCGCCGGGTAGTCAGCAGCGGACCTGTGCAGACTGTGCTGAAGTTCCGCTGGCAGCTCGGTGAATCGCAGATTGAGCAGGAGATCGTCCTGCCCCGGAACAGCCGCAGAGTGGATTTCCGCACCAGTGTAAGCTGGCGGGAGCAGCATAAGCTGCTGAAGGTTGCTTTTCCGGTCGATATTGTGGCTGCGAAGGCTACCTATGAGATTCCGTTCGGCGCGCTGGAGCGTCCGACCCACCGCAACACCAGCTGGGAGCAGGCGAAATTCGAGGTTTGCGGACACCGGTGGGCTGATCTATCTGAAGGCAGCTACGGTGTCAGCCTGCTGAACGACTGCAAATACGGCTATGACATCCATGACGGGGTGCTGCGGCTCTCGCTGCTGCGCTCCCCGCGCTGGCCGGACCGCAATGCCGACCAGGGAGAGCATGAATTCACCTACTCGCTCTATCCGCACAGCGGAGATTGGCGGCAGGCCGATGTAGTACGCGAAGCGGCGGCGCTGAATGAGCCACTGCTGGCGGTGAGCGAAGCCCCGCATACCGGACGTTATCCAAGCACCCATGCCTGGCTGGCCTTCCAGAGCAATCATGTCATGCTGGACACGATCAAGCCGGCCGAGGACGGCAGCGGCACGATTGTCCGGCTGTATGAAGCGGCGGGCAGCAGAGAGACGGCTACACTGGACTGGAAGGACGAGAACGTCAGCGCCTGCCGCGTCAATCTGCTGGAGAGCACTATCGGCTCCGTGGATACCGCCAGCGGTGTGATCCCGCGGTCCTTCAGACCTTACGAGGTGCAGACGCTTAAGTTATATAAGAAGCATGAATGAAATTAACTGAAAGCAAAGAGCGGAGGGGAAATTTGGAACTGTAGGAGCGGTAGCGTCCGCCTGAAAGCTTTCCGCAGGAAAGCTCACTTCGGAAGCATCAGCAGTCAACGGATTTCAACCGCAACCAGCGGCTTGAATCAAGAAATCTGTATACGGGCCGCGGCCGGAAGTCCAAATGTTCACCGGAGTGACGATGAAGCTTCAAGTTCACAACTCAAATGCTTCCTATATACCACGAACATCATTCGCAGGAGGAATAGACATGCAAATTACAAGACATCCCAATAATCCGATTGTCGTCCCGGGCGGCTATGAATGGCGTAAGGTGACCGTGTTCAATCCGGCGGTTATCATTGATAACGGCAAATTCTATATGATCGAACGTACCGCTGGTTCCCTGACCCCGTGCAAGAACTTCCTGGGGCTGCTGGAGAGCGAGGACGGCGTGAACTTCACCCATGTGAAGGATGAGCCAATTGTTACACCGGATATGCTGGGCTTCCCGTACGGCAGTGTGCAGGACCCGCGCATTGTGAAGATCGACGGAACCTTCTACTTGAACTATGCCCTGCGCCCCTGCGCCATGAGCTATTATCCTACCGGGCGTGGCGTCCCTGAGCGCTCCATTCCGAAATACCCGGACTGCTGGGGGGAAGAGGAGGGCCACTGGCTGACCCGCTCCTCGATTCTGAAGTCAACCAATCTGCTGGACTGGGAGTTCGTGGCCGACACCACACCGCTGGACATCAACGACCGGGACAACATCCTGTTCCCTGAGAAAATCAACGGCAAATTCGTGCTGCTCCGCCGCCCCGAAGAATATGTTGGCGAGGCTTACGGAACGGAAAAAGCCGCTATGTGGATTACCTATTCCGAGGATCTCGTGCATTGGGAAGAGCCCAAGCTGCTCGCCACCGCCGGGAACCTGTCCTGGGAATCGCGGAAGATCGGCGGCTCAACGCCTCCAATCCGTACAGACAAGGGCTGGCTGGTACTCTATCACGGAGTAGATGAGGATATCGTGTACCGCGTAGGAGCGATGCTGCTGGATCTGGAGCAGCCGGAGAAAATCATTGCCCGGACCCATAATTTCATTATGGAGCCGGAGACGTATTACGAGAAATTCGGCTTCCAGATTCCGAATGTCATCTTCCCGACCGGCAACGTGGTCAAGGACGGCCTGCTCTATATCTACTACGGCGTAACCGATACAGCGATTGCGCTGGCTACAGTGCCGCTGGATGAACTGGTGGAGCATATTCTGCAGGAAGCGGAGTAGCCGGAAGCACCAGCTAAG
The window above is part of the Paenibacillus sp. FSL H8-0048 genome. Proteins encoded here:
- a CDS encoding ABC transporter permease — translated: MKGNKSLGKRIWQNWELYLFMLPALLYFFIFHYGPMYGIQIAFKNFVPSKGITGSDWVGFDHFERFFNSYFFWDLLWNTFSISFYELAIGFPLPIILALAFNEVRNGPFKKSVQTVTYAPHFISVVVMAGMIITFLSPSSGMIVRAIEFLGFEPAQFLTDPAWFKTVYVFSGVWQSTGWGTIIYLAALSGVDPQLHEAAIVDGASRIKRVLHINLPTIIPTITIMLILNMGNILGLGFEKILLLQNSLNMEASDVISTYVYRAGLVNAQYSFSTAVGLFNSVVNVILLVTVNRIAKRTSENSLW
- a CDS encoding carbohydrate ABC transporter permease, coding for MVTAMKESRGDKLFLISTYIYLCLALVVVLYPLIYILSASISSPQDVNSGAMWLFPKNVTLDGYKLVFENPKIWNGYLNTIIYTAVGTLLNLAVTLPAAYALSRSDFVGRQLFMGLILFTMFFSGGLVPTYLLVKNLGLINSMGALILPVAASVWNIVVARTFFQSTIPKELQEAAHIDGCTNLKLFIRIILPLSAPIVAVMALFYGVGHWNSYFPSLIYLNDEAKYPLQMVLRQILVLQEMSAETTGAAINGEVAMAMNNKAETASLVKYGVIVVSTLPIVAVYPFLQRYFVQGVMIGSVKG
- a CDS encoding extracellular solute-binding protein, with translation MQITRKPWKILLSSAVIVGLLAGCGSSGSDEGKTDKGTAEATVNKEGFPIVNEPITLSMMAPDVGIQNWENMPVLQQMKEKTGITMEYKNAPKDSFDTKKNLVFASGDYPDIFYAAGLTTAEQMNYGEQGILIPLEDLIEEYAPNFKALLEENPDVRKSITAPDGHIYSLPVVEMSQHWYRNPMWYNGDFLKALNIDKLPETTEELYTYLKRVKEEDPNGNGVADEIPISSVTTTAANLRDIRTWLLGAFGIYEEEIYVDDADKVHYTPLEEGYKEYLTYMNRLWSEELLDHESFSQTAEQKKAKAQNNRVALFSDWHAYMTKGGEPSTADPMFAPVRSESVSAPAIAKNRGITTGAFAITNSNPAPEASLRWVDYLYSYEGALFFNKGPEGTLWEYTDKDNRVKQYLPVPDGKEMEDFRATLTPNYGIPAPTLSMDDINKGLKTDFDLWVEQETKQKLLDKGARIPFPALFLTVEEQTEISSLNSDLSTYVKQMEAKFITGAEPLTGWDNYVATVKKMGGERVAEINQAAYDRWKTN
- a CDS encoding glycoside hydrolase family 3 N-terminal domain-containing protein codes for the protein MIYKDKTRTVADRVQDLLQRMTLGEKAGQLVQPFGWQCYEKHADGTTGMTEAFKRQVAAGGVGSLYGTLRADPWTGVTLETGLSPKEGAEAVNAIQAYAMKESRLGIPILFGEECSHGHMAIGATVFPVPLALGSMWNPELYREMCRVVALETRSQGGAATYSPVLDVVRDPRWGRTEETFGEDPFLIAAMGVEAVKGLQGERLEAEDSVLATLKHFAAYGSSEGGRNSAPVHMGLRELHEVDLLPFRKAVEAGALSIMTAYNEIDGVPCTTNRYLLQDVLREQWGFEGFVITDCGALGMLTNGHNTADSGETAVAQALLAGIDMEMSGEMFEQHIAAAIEHGRLQESDLDRAAARILELKFKLGLFDRPYADPEQAESTIGKPEHRELARRIAGESIIMLKNENAVLPLSKGIRKLAVIGPNADAPYNQLGDYTSPQPAGAIVTVLEGIRQALGGGADRVSYAPGCRIKGDSREGFAPALACAAEADAIVLAIGGSSARDFGEGTIDLLTGASVVTEHSWSDMECGEGIDRSTLNLMGVQLELAQELHKLGKPLIVVYINGRPIAEPWIVEHADAILEAWYPGQEGGHAIADILFGEVNPSGRLTISIPKHVGQLPVYYYKRRTRGKRYLETDFHAEYPFGYGLSFTEFNYSNLKVEPAVISAEEEALVYVDVTNRGDRAGSEVVQLYISDLASSITRPEKQLKGFRKISLQPGDTQTVTFRVGREELEYVSADLTRIVEPGDFTVMAGPNSAEYLSAPLQVREEG
- a CDS encoding alpha-mannosidase, with amino-acid sequence MKRMDRFTGWLAKRQWAEKRELAEWTMRKSRYFTPGCYEHEEEVHQEYNISLLDGGYGTTYFLHREITVPGDWAPEEAALLYLGRGEGLLRLDGAPYHGLDSNHWFIPLPSGAAGERLKLDIELYDPVPEPEDPLNRQAVIKPPLTGIEIKLVRVNRPVYSLLHTVRIVHEAALLLPEGDMRRIRSLKALERVMDTLYMKEELLLDGGAVTAAEQQLRAAASAERPAGLNPGTMHMVGQSHIDVAWLWPVRETVRKVSRTFSTVCTLMDKYPDFRYSQSQPQLYAFAKEHYPELYGRIKERIAEGRWELVGGMWVEPDLNIPGGESLVRQMLYGQDFYMKEFGKHSTIEWLPDTFGYCASLPQLLKQAGIDYFMTTKLGWNDTNPFPHTLFHWVGIDGTKIVAYQNHGVNEHTHPKDVQEHWAAYAQKEEHDELMLLYGHGDGGGGVTHEMLEYVSRTDLAPGQPVSRFSTAEAFFSEIGSRQPELPAWHGDLYLELHRGTFTTHAFNKRSNRKAEVLYRQAEIWSVLAEKDDAVEFEQLNQPDQPDLQRMMPAQGLAEGWKLLLLNQFHDIIPGTSIPEVYTTSREEYAEIFRLGGQVLDTALHTLAGQVNTSGEGCPYVVFNSLSWERTEVIRLQGGPELAAVQVFDEDGLLPSEYWNTEAGGDSYTLAVQVRKVPAFGCRTIWLREAAEPAGVRHVSRADSATGDGFPEQWETDHYILKFNEDGEISNWYDKSADRELLQPGQTGNQLQFYHDTPPLWDAWDIDPRYEQQPAGKAKLLERRVVSSGPVQTVLKFRWQLGESQIEQEIVLPRNSRRVDFRTSVSWREQHKLLKVAFPVDIVAAKATYEIPFGALERPTHRNTSWEQAKFEVCGHRWADLSEGSYGVSLLNDCKYGYDIHDGVLRLSLLRSPRWPDRNADQGEHEFTYSLYPHSGDWRQADVVREAAALNEPLLAVSEAPHTGRYPSTHAWLAFQSNHVMLDTIKPAEDGSGTIVRLYEAAGSRETATLDWKDENVSACRVNLLESTIGSVDTASGVIPRSFRPYEVQTLKLYKKHE
- a CDS encoding glycoside hydrolase family 130 protein, with product MQITRHPNNPIVVPGGYEWRKVTVFNPAVIIDNGKFYMIERTAGSLTPCKNFLGLLESEDGVNFTHVKDEPIVTPDMLGFPYGSVQDPRIVKIDGTFYLNYALRPCAMSYYPTGRGVPERSIPKYPDCWGEEEGHWLTRSSILKSTNLLDWEFVADTTPLDINDRDNILFPEKINGKFVLLRRPEEYVGEAYGTEKAAMWITYSEDLVHWEEPKLLATAGNLSWESRKIGGSTPPIRTDKGWLVLYHGVDEDIVYRVGAMLLDLEQPEKIIARTHNFIMEPETYYEKFGFQIPNVIFPTGNVVKDGLLYIYYGVTDTAIALATVPLDELVEHILQEAE